In Ornithorhynchus anatinus isolate Pmale09 chromosome 17, mOrnAna1.pri.v4, whole genome shotgun sequence, the following proteins share a genomic window:
- the RPS6KB1 gene encoding ribosomal protein S6 kinase beta-1 isoform X2, which produces MRRRRRRDGSHPAPALLRDGDAEVMAGVFDIDLDQPEEAGSEDELEEGGQISESMDHGGVGPYELGMEHCEKFEISETSVNRGPEKIRPECFELLRVLGKGGYGKVFQVRKVTGANTGKIFAMKVLKKAMIVRNAKDTAHTKAERNILEEVKHPFIVDLIYAFQTGGKLYLILEYLSGGELFMQLEREGIFMEDTACFYLAEISMALGHLHQKGIIYRDLKPENIMLNHQGHVKLTDFGLCKESIHDGTVTHTFCGTIEYMAPEILMRSGHNRAVDWWSLGALMYDMLTGAPPFTGENRKKTIDKILKCKLNLPPYLTQEARDLLKKLLKRNAASRLGAGPGDAGEVQAHPFFRHINWEELLARKVEPPFKPLLQSEEDVSQFDSKFTRQTPVDSPDDSTLSESANQVFLGFTYVAPSVLESVKEKFSFEPKIRSPRRFIGSPRTPVR; this is translated from the exons ATGAGGCGACGGCGGAGGCGGGACGGATCTCACCCAGCGCCGGCCTTACTCAGAGACGGGGACGCCGAGGTCATGGCGGGCGTATTTGACATCGACCTGGACCAGCCGGAGGAGGCGGGCTCGGAGGACgagctggaggagggg gGTCAGATAAGTGAAAGTATGGACCATGGAGGAGTCGGACCATATGAATT GGGCATGGAGCATTGTGAAAAATTTGAAATCTCAGAAACGAGTGTGAACAGAGGGCCAGAAAAAATCAGACCGGAATGCTTTGAACTACTTCGCGTACTTGGTAAAGGGGGCTATGGAAAG GTTTTCCAAGTACGTAAAGTAACAGGAGCTAATACTGGGAAAATATTTGCCATGAAGGTGCTTAAAAAG gcGATGATAGTAAGAAATGCAAAAGATACAGCCCATAcaaaagcagagagaaatatCCTGGAGGAAGTGAAGCATCCCTTCATTGTGGATTTAATTTATGCCTTTCAGACTGGTGGAAAACTCTACCTCATTCTTGAGTATCTCAGTG gaGGCGAACTATTTATGCAGTTAGAAAGAGAGGGAATATTTATGGAAGACACAGCCTG CTTTTACTTGGCAGAAATCTCCATGGCTTTGGGGCACTTACATCAAAAAGGGATCATCTACCGAGACCTGAAGCCGGAAAATATCATGCTTAATCACCAAG GTCATGTAAAATTGACAGACTTTGGACTATGCAAAGAATCTATTCACGACGGAACGGTCACGCACACGTTCTGTGGAACAATAGAATACAT GGCCCCTGAAATCTTGATGAGAAGTGGCCATAACCGTGCTGTGGACTGGTGGAGTTTGGGGGCATTAATGTATGACATGCTGACTGGAGCA CCCCCATTCACTGGGGAGAACAGAAAGAAAACAATTGACAAAATACTCAAATGTAAACTCAATTTGCCTCCCTACCTCACACAAGAAGCTCGAGATCTGCTGAAAAAG CTGCTAAAAAggaatgctgcttctcgacttggAGCTGGCCCTGGGGATGCTGGAGAAGTTCAG GCTCATCCTTTCTTCAGACACATTAACTGGGAAGAACTGTTGGCTCGGAAGGTGGAGCCTCCCTTTAAACCTCTGTTG CAATCCGAAGAAGATGTGAGCCAGTTTGATTCAAAGTTTACACGTCAAACACCTGTTGACAGCCCAGATGACTCAACTCTCAGTGAAAGTGCCAACCAGGTCTTTCTG